The DNA sequence ACTTGATTTCATAGTCAGTGTAGTTTGTTGTCTTAAAAACTGAAGGAATGTCATGGTCATTACAATATTGCGTTACAACATAGAACTGAACTGAAATTGGACATTTTATAATTCATCATTCTGAATTGCAGACTCCAACAGaccagagagctgcattttcaagtacgttggaataaaaacaaattatttcacaTACATAAGAAATCAAATGTCACAACACTGTGTTATTTGGCctgttatttttatcaatttaactttataagatttttttacatCTTCGCAATGTGAGCTttaactttcttagttattgatgtTAACAATTCTGCTTacttttggtaattcaaggaAAGAAAATAGCAACAATCTAAGTAAACATGCTGAAAGCCCTTTATTATAGTATAGCTGAAAATGatataattgttatttaaatGACAAATGACAACTGTGTAAGAAATAGCACTTAGTCTAccacaatataaaaataaacaatgtcgCAAATATTTCCATTTGATTGTCATGATTACGAAAATATAGATAGCTCGTCTATTCCGAAATAGCACTGTCTCTGATACAATTATGTACCTTACATTATTCAATgaacaaacttttcatttgaaGTAATACGTAATTTACACCATGAACGAAAGAGATTACTTTCTGggataaaactttttaaatgacCCCTTGCAGTTCTTGTAAatgaatttgaattatgttaaGAAAACTGGGGAAATTGTATGCAAAAGTCGTTGAAAAATTACTATCAATAAAGTACGCCAGATTTAGGTAAGTTATACATTTCTAAGCTATTTTTGTGGAGTTGCATTTGATTAATTTTGAACCGGATGAAAATTGAACTTACAAGAAAATTGAATGGTATTCATCCTTGACCATGTTTATATTGAGCAGCTTAGGTTAGTTCGTCCTCTAACTGAACAGCTTTGATCAGCTGTTTAGGTAACGGCAACAGTGCTGCCTTTTCAGGAATATTCTCTGTGAAGGTGTTTCTAATTGTAAATATTGATAGTCTAAATAAGCTCTGGACCAACCTGGCGCCCTGGCGGAAGTACTCTAACATAGCCTGGTTCGCTATTAGAGAATCCGGTGGACACATAGACCAGTCTGTCAGGTAATCAACACGTGTCAAATCATATCCGATTTCGACTAACAACATTGCGACTTCAAAAGCACCTATGTCAATAGCAAGATGAAAAACATCAGTTTGGTAATCAAGTTCTCCCCGTTTAACGCGTCCTTTTCTGTACAAGTCACTTTTCCAGTTTAATAAAACCTTTATCGTTTTCAGATCTCTTTTTCTTGTAGCAATTTGAAGAGGTGTCACACCACAATAAACTGAAGTAAAAAAGAAACTTGATCAAGATATACATAGCATGTTGTATTTCATCGTCGACACACTTTAAATACAGCATTTAGCCGTGTCCCTTAGTAAAACACAGTGGTCAGCTTCAAATAAATTCATAAGAAATGAATACACGCCGAATTATGTTTATATATCATGTAATTTTCCAAGTGTAACGTAACTCAGTCCTTTCCTCCcccacctcctcctcctctccCACCTCCTCCTTATCTGACTCCTCAGTATCATCCGCAGCAACAGCagtaacaaaacaaacatttatattaaaacttACAGTCGACATTTTGGTCTGCGCCGTTATACAGCAAATAGTGCACTAGGTTTGTACACTGGTACATAGTTGCCATGCACAAGGCATTACTGTGCTCATATTTACTGATGTTTAGGTTCGCTCCAGCCTGAAAACGTTAGAAAACTTCAGTCATATATCCTTTATTCATATCACTTAAGACAATGGCACGAGTACATGATAGGTGGATCGCTTTCGAgtttgaatttttagctcacgtgTATATAACCACCAGGTTACACATTATATAGTATTCAATGTAAGCTGAAATTTATATGCTGCTTATGATCAAGTATAACTTCATTTTATAAACACTAAATACGGTATTGATCACaattcagttatttaaattaTGTACAATTAATGTTCCTTCTCGTCTTCGTCTCATTGAACTTagttaatgattttaatgaatttttagctTTTAGCTATAAAACTATGTAATTCATGacagacaaaattttattaattgttgGGTGTGTTAGCGGATCTTCGTGGGATATGTCGGATCAGTATGATAAATGAGAGAGGCATCAGTCTAGTCCCAATATTCATCATATTGATCCCACATGTTTCCGTAGGAGTTactaacaaataaaatatgtaagaagatccattggaaggacagaatgcaaccaagcgaGAGTACAAAAGACTCTTTTCATGTTCTTCACAGGTAATGGAACATGTAAAACCCTTCACCAGCTTAAGCCGACTTCCAAAATGGacttaaatattgatattatatgtaagaagatccttcACAATTATACAGTTAAGCAAAAAAGCATTGTTAACATTCTCGATTTGACTGAGTATGTTTGTGAGAGTATTGGAGATTTTTACGGCCTCCAAACGGCAGAAGCTAATAGCTAACAAATGAGTTGTTGTATCGACAATTTACTTTTAGCCTAACCCATAATCACCGGCCGTATTGAAATTCTACTGAGTCTTCTGACACTCCAAAGAAATATAGGGGTTCAGTACGTGATTATCTTTTTACCAGTGAGTATGCTAGAATATTgttcattataaaacaaaatacactATTTGGACATAATGGACATAATAATATTACAACAAACCTGTATCAACATGATGATAATAATCATGACGTCATCATCTACGTCAGAAGAATCACCCCGCTTCCTATGATACCACAGAATGTTGGTAACAGGACACCGTCCACAGCTGTCTATTGTGTTCACTCGAGCACCGGCTGCTATCAGCATCTGCACCACCTCTACATTTCCGGTTATCATTGCTCTCTGCAAAATTAATCACCCATTGTAAGACAATCCCTTCCTAAGGGACTATAGAATGTTGTTGCCATGTGCTCGTTGTGTTCGGTTTTGGTCTAATGTTCACTGTTGTCATTGCCGCTACCAATGTTCAAATACCTCATTTAGTCAAATTCTACATGTGTACATCCGCCAACCTCTTTATATACATGACAATTTAAGTGCGATTAAAGATGTTTTCCTAGTGAGCGGGGTCTATTTGGGAAAAGTCAGATTATTTCGATGGACTAGCAAATTGTTCTTTTCCATTCATTTCACACTTACATGCCTAATTTAATAATGGTTTCAAGTCCTACAATTTCCGATACCATAAATAATTTGCATTTTGGTTCATGCTTACACGTAAACAAGGCTTTTACAAAGCCCCGTATTACATTATAGGACTTAATACTGCTAATAAAAAACGCGGCAGTTAAATGTTTGTACCTGAAGCGCAGTTCTCCCCTCCATGAAGTCTTTACAGTTTGGGTCAGCGCCTGCTTCCAGTAGAAGTCGGACTATTTCGACAAGGTCACTTGCTGACACCTCTTTATCGCCACATACAGAATTTAAGGGTGTAATACCTTTCTCGTCTACGTTATTTACCTCCGCACCGTATCTCAACAGAAGCTAGCAATATATGCGATATAATTAACgacataataatgatgataataataataataataataataataataataataatcatcatcatcataataaaatatttgtacaaatatAATCAGATTGATCAACATGTTTAAGTTCATAACTGGTCCCGCAAACAAAAGTAAATATTGGAAGAAACTTAAACGTCCCGCGTGGTATTGGAGTAgaatacaatttgttttcatctctatgaatttattttagaatatatatttgCCTTTACTGAATTGTACACCTTGCATATAAAAccaagtaattataattaaattctGTTTCTTTCACAAATCTGTTTTTTCTTAATCTGGAAATATCTCAGAAAAAGCCTGGAGGACATGAAAACAGCTACCCGACGAAATATACACTGACCCTAGCTGATCCCAGTATTCCGCAGAAAATAGCTTCTCTgagatttttgtattaaaatactttaaggaaagaaaataagacaatttcCAAACTCCAAAGTAATTCTCATATTTTTACCTTGTATCTttgtttttcaaagaaataagACAGAAACGGATGGGCGAAAATAAAAGAGtataaacaaaatgtcaaaagaGACGTATATGACCATGCTAGCGGAGTAGTCGCTCAAGTTGTGGACGTCTGTTGTAATGATTTGCTAGAACGTATTGGCAATACACAAAGTAAGTCGTTTTACTGTCCATTGACAGCAGAACATATTGTTATAAACTGACTAACGCTGACAATCTTTTGTTGTTCAACAGACTGTCCTGGTATTTTCAATATTGTAAGTTGTTAGCGCAaagaaattttatgcaaaatgatTCGAGCGCATTATttgcagaaaaaatatcaaacccAGCATTGGGACCTAATGAGTTATGTCGAGTACAATAGCAGGATTTAGTGAATCAAAACATTTAACTGAAGCTTGGAGACGATACAAATACACTTCTTATCTAGTATTAGCAGCGAAGATATGCCAACAATTTCAGATGAGATGAAATCTGATCAAACTCAGGGAGTATCTATATAATTAATTAGTTTTGACGATTTGGTTACCTCTACACCCTCGATTGCCGCATTTTTCACGGCAATATGTAACGCTGTCCTGCCGTACATATCCCCGATATCAATAACATCTCGATCATGGTTGAGCAGAATTTCCGCTATCTCGTACCACTGCGTGATCATACAGTACATCAACGGAGTCTGGTACCAGGCATCACGTGCTGCTAGGTTCGCCCCTTCCTCTAAAAGCACCTGTAAAGACATGGACTGAAAACATATACAAAATGCCAAGTGACCACAtttagaaatattaaatgaaaccCTTTGACAAACACCAGATCTATGTATTTAGTCAGGAAGCCCGGCTGTTACCCAGAATTCTGTGAGTGTTTCTGTCTTAGTCAACGTTATTGCTTAGCCTACTAATGCTCGAGGTACATCTGAAttcattattaaaaaaatgtgtatataaaCTTTCTTTGgttcccaaaacaaacaagaggcTTCAGACTATCAAATAAAATTACGGATGATTGAGACAGTAGATAAGAATTACTGACTGATTTCCATTTGATTACCATGTGGTATAGATTCTTTTAAAGCTCGACCctccaaaatatatatttttagaaattcaacactttaaatacaagaaatatatgcaataaccaagaatttctaaccCTGGAAAAGTGCTTACATTTTCAAGTTTCAAATACGATTTCTCTTGAGCCAAGAAATAACTACCttggaaaaacaaaacattggCTATAATTCAGTTCTGTCTTGGTTAAATGTTAGAAAGTAATATCGTCTGAAATATGCAGACTCGAACGTTTTGCAATTCGAAGGTTTTGTGCACGTTTGCAAATAGTTGTGTTATATAATCGTTCAAAAGGCACCCGTTGTGTGTAGTAGGAAACCTTTATGACGGACACGCTCCTCAAAAGCTTGTAAACAGTGTACATTTACGTGTAGAGAGCAACAAAAGTTATACCAGATTCAAGAAATATCTAGGCATAAACTTTACGTACTCATACACGAAGTGGaacattttttattgttgtttggtTTTTACGTCAcacggacacaattataggttatatggcaacattccagtctttcatggtggaggaagaccccaggtgcctctcagagcattatttcatcacgagcggatacgtaggtagaactaccgaccttccgtaagccagctggacgtcTGCCTCATACGAAGAATTTAACACcacgagcgaggctcgaaccaacatcggtgaggagcaaCTAAGATCTAGCAGATTTAGGAAATATGCAGGTATAAAGTACAAGTACTCTATTCGAATTAATATCTCAACCGACCTGCCAATCACTCACAACAGTAACTTAGACACTTCTAAATACATGCCCGAAGAAATCTACCTTTTCGCCTTGTCATTCTTTTATgataatatcaaaaataaaggaaatatgaaacttttgtaattatttcttatCCTTTCTTCTGTTGTAAGTGAAAAGTGGCAGTAAACATTTGACAGATATGTTTCTTAAACTCTGTTATCTAGTTGAAATCTTAATTATCGGCTTCATCTGCTGTCAATGGAAGATATTCATATGTGTGTTTCTTCATTTGTCATTCTTATTAAATCTAAACTGTGGAATATTCTTTTACGTTTTACAGTCAGAttttataattcagtcaaataAATTTGTAAACTTTTATTAGCATCCTATATAAGCATTTTATCTAAGGAAATAGTTCGTATAATCTAAATCGAAGATAAAAAATTTCATACGTACTTTAACACAGTCAATTCTTCCTTTCTCGCAACACATGTGGAGGATAGACTTGGTGGAAATCAAGCTCAGATCCTGATAAAGTGTGTTCACATCTCCGCCAGAATTCAATAGTTGTCGAAGTCCTGACGGATCGTTCATCTGAACAGCATTATAAATATCGGCATCCATGGTTCTTTTGCTGGAAAAGAAATATACACAATTCTTTTGCTGGAAAAATGGAATATGATAAACAAAAGTCGTAATGCATTcgtttaatatatattaattttctgttaaatcct is a window from the Mercenaria mercenaria strain notata chromosome 7, MADL_Memer_1, whole genome shotgun sequence genome containing:
- the LOC123554282 gene encoding ankyrin repeat and SOCS box protein 13-like, encoding MDADIYNAVQMNDPSGLRQLLNSGGDVNTLYQDLSLISTKSILHMCCEKGRIDCVKVLLEEGANLAARDAWYQTPLMYCMITQWYEIAEILLNHDRDVIDIGDMYGRTALHIAVKNAAIEGVELLLRYGAEVNNVDEKGITPLNSVCGDKEVSASDLVEIVRLLLEAGADPNCKDFMEGRTALQRAMITGNVEVVQMLIAAGARVNTIDSCGRCPVTNILWYHRKRGDSSDVDDDVMIIIIMLIQAGANLNISKYEHSNALCMATMYQCTNLVHYLLYNGADQNVDFYCGVTPLQIATRKRDLKTIKVLLNWKSDLYRKGRVKRGELDYQTDVFHLAIDIGAFEVAMLLVEIGYDLTRVDYLTDWSMCPPDSLIANQAMLEYFRQGARLVQSLFRLSIFTIRNTFTENIPEKAALLPLPKQLIKAVQLEDELT